The following proteins come from a genomic window of Pseudomonas sp. WJP1:
- a CDS encoding amino acid aminotransferase, with product MSLFSAVEMAPRDPILGLNEAFNADTRTNKVNLGVGVYCNEEGKIPLLRAVVEAETIRAAQHVSRGYLPIDGIAAYDQAVQKLLFGNDSPLIAAGRVITTQAVGGTGALKIGADFLKQLLPNAVVAISDPSWENHRALFETAGFPVQNYRYYDAATHDVNRTGMLEDLNALPNGSIIVLHACCHNPTGVDLSPADWKNVLEVVKAKGHVPFLDMAYQGFGDGIDEDAAAVRLFAESGLTFFASSSFSKSFSLYGERVGALSIVSESKEESARVLSQVKRVIRTNYSNPPTHGASVVAAVLNSPELRAQWETELAEMRLRIRGMRTQMVDLLAQKAPQRDFSFVGRQCGMFSYSGLSVEQVHRLRNEFGIYALDTGRICVAALNQSNIKVVTDAIVQVI from the coding sequence ATGAGCCTGTTCTCCGCTGTCGAAATGGCACCACGCGATCCAATCCTGGGCCTCAACGAAGCATTCAACGCCGATACCCGTACCAACAAGGTCAACCTGGGAGTCGGTGTTTATTGCAACGAGGAGGGGAAAATTCCACTCCTGCGCGCCGTTGTCGAAGCCGAAACCATTCGCGCCGCTCAACACGTTTCCCGTGGCTACCTGCCAATCGACGGCATCGCCGCCTACGACCAGGCTGTGCAAAAACTGCTGTTCGGCAATGATTCGCCGTTGATCGCCGCTGGCCGTGTCATCACCACCCAGGCTGTCGGCGGTACCGGCGCACTGAAAATCGGTGCCGACTTCCTCAAGCAACTGCTGCCGAACGCCGTTGTGGCGATCAGCGATCCGAGCTGGGAAAACCACCGCGCGCTGTTCGAAACCGCCGGTTTCCCGGTGCAGAACTACCGTTACTACGACGCCGCGACCCACGACGTGAACCGTACCGGCATGCTGGAAGACCTGAACGCGCTGCCAAACGGCTCGATCATTGTGCTGCACGCCTGCTGCCACAACCCGACCGGCGTGGACCTGAGCCCGGCGGACTGGAAAAACGTCCTGGAAGTCGTTAAAGCCAAAGGCCACGTGCCGTTCCTCGACATGGCCTACCAGGGCTTCGGCGATGGCATCGACGAAGACGCCGCTGCCGTACGTCTGTTTGCTGAGTCGGGCCTGACTTTCTTCGCTTCCAGCTCGTTCTCCAAGTCGTTCTCGCTGTACGGCGAGCGCGTTGGCGCCCTGTCGATCGTCAGCGAATCGAAAGAAGAAAGCGCGCGCGTGTTGTCGCAAGTCAAACGCGTGATCCGCACCAACTACTCCAACCCGCCGACTCACGGTGCCAGCGTTGTCGCTGCGGTGCTGAACAGCCCGGAACTGCGCGCCCAGTGGGAAACCGAACTGGCCGAAATGCGCCTGCGCATTCGTGGCATGCGCACCCAGATGGTCGACCTGTTGGCACAAAAAGCGCCTCAGCGCGATTTCAGCTTCGTCGGTCGCCAGTGCGGCATGTTCTCGTACTCCGGCTTGAGCGTTGAACAAGTGCATCGCCTGCGCAACGAGTTCGGCATCTACGCCCTGGACACCGGTCGTATCTGCGTGGCTGCGCTGAACCAGAGCAACATCAAGGTTGTGACGGATGCGATCGTTCAGGTGATCTGA